One Persicobacter psychrovividus DNA window includes the following coding sequences:
- a CDS encoding GIN domain-containing protein, which yields MRIIVLFFALILTGCHWAGINGDGPVVEREVEQVLAPFDALAVEEDLQVYLTYGTEPHIFLKGQSNILDVTRLQVQDGMLTVDYERNVNRHEGVEVHLQIDRRLNYLSLAGESSFEADSANCFAEDLIGIDLAGSSQARGIIVNNATEVRISLAGSSYLKGQLNTETVKILQAGASDVSMDCQAVYADLYQGGSSVMTGDFLTKILKIKAEGASQMRLYGFTDQMDATLSGSSAVNGEKFQCQQLDINMMGSAYLGVSCQRQISGFMSGSSELRYSGLARISVSTTGSALITKY from the coding sequence ATGAGAATAATTGTGTTATTTTTTGCCCTCATACTGACGGGATGTCATTGGGCAGGCATCAACGGGGATGGCCCTGTGGTCGAAAGGGAAGTGGAGCAAGTCCTTGCTCCTTTTGATGCCCTTGCTGTGGAGGAGGACCTTCAGGTATATTTGACCTATGGCACGGAACCGCATATTTTTCTGAAGGGACAATCCAATATTCTGGATGTTACCCGGCTGCAGGTGCAGGATGGAATGCTGACGGTGGACTATGAACGGAATGTGAACCGGCATGAGGGGGTGGAGGTGCACCTGCAAATAGATCGGCGACTGAACTACCTCAGCCTTGCAGGTGAAAGTAGCTTTGAAGCCGACAGTGCGAATTGTTTTGCTGAAGACCTGATCGGGATTGATTTGGCAGGCAGCAGTCAGGCGCGTGGTATTATTGTCAATAATGCAACCGAGGTACGGATCTCCCTCGCAGGCTCTTCCTATCTAAAGGGGCAACTGAATACCGAAACAGTGAAAATATTGCAGGCAGGCGCTTCAGATGTGTCGATGGACTGCCAAGCAGTTTATGCAGACCTGTATCAAGGAGGTTCATCGGTGATGACAGGCGATTTCCTTACAAAAATTCTAAAAATAAAAGCGGAGGGCGCAAGCCAGATGCGGCTGTATGGCTTCACCGACCAAATGGACGCCACCCTCAGTGGTAGCAGTGCCGTGAATGGGGAGAAGTTTCAGTGTCAGCAGCTGGATATCAATATGATGGGGTCTGCATACCTCGGCGTGAGCTGCCAACGGCAAATCAGTGGTTTTATGAGCGGCTCAAGTGAGTTGCGATATTCTGGACTCGCAAGAATCAGCGTTTCAACCACGGGATCGGCATTGATCACAAAATATTGA
- a CDS encoding T9SS type A sorting domain-containing protein, giving the protein MHLRFNLLLLLFLSLQGYLFAQEQEICATVEMQQQLQRQFPEALSDDRFEQFINEKVAFRRAHRFAENTIDTMFIPVVVHVIHDGSAVGQGTNISSAQVESQIVVLNEDFQKIAGTRGDNDDPVGTGMPIQFVLAVFDEEGVELPEHGINRVPLSDFGLYGELDKNTVQNTIKAATSWNPDHYFNMWVVPLSGGLLGYAQFPVASGLPGLDIPGLPTLAETDGVVMHTEVFGSKEKGNFNLMSGYDLGRVTTHEVGHWIGLRHIWGDGDCSADDYCEDTPNSSGPNRSCGNEYSCGSYDMVENYMDYTADACKNIFTVHQKERSMVVMENSPRRKELLNSPAIFRGFRATATASQTTIKASQQVLYTVKANAEIDRLEWVFEGGETEDLTLDSLWVTYPQAGAFDVRLTAYSTAGDTSVYEAENMMLVLQPQAAPLANVVESKSEVLTYERVFFRVEGEDDVAHFEWHFEGGSPEVSYEARPVVMYADTGRFDVRLKVENILGSDEQTYTDLLRVLSGAEIALNTDSLYHDFGRDTTAFEETVVIYNRGESDLQFEVDVEVLTEGEHQTGMPIFSLDGKVLDSKDLLSSSAVENSNSEKYTEKRSTDFPELYDWQDITSTGYSVGLSGDDTYKFINLPFNFPFYEEEYSRMYISTNGLLGFGNGSTTFNSQVLPNTAAPNNLIAMMWKDLVVYSGRVFAKEESNRLILQFNEISSYSGGPTYTFQAILYSNGNIKLQYRELSSSTTTGVIGIENADGTEGILTSSSGQSGYDDTFAVLYQRVKELVQGPNEGVVAAGDSTILQLYKSPLMMSRGRHEYQVNIHSNDSSQLITRLPVVFDIDSIHSFQFADSIDWGIAKIGVTSTRQLNFVNTGNFDVPLRLQTSGVFTVSSDTVIVPAFTALNLPVSMRAEDTLDYRASLYVQQLLAAPLLDSVSLTGTGVLTRAKIRLSTDSIAVSSDVNRAMRYNLLVFNDGEDDLEFSVFSDVEQVLVLSGVDRVARPNGYQSVAINITPDKQGVSEYFLRISHNEIGKDTLVVPLSVRGMLPAAVRFSQDTVEVQVYQGQKKTVSDQLFLKNIGDYSAYVNLQKYDLQYLRLDWSNRTITGLDSAFVSLDFDIPFHHPLGENYGRILSRLGYSSYQDTVIIKQVVLPNAPPMPINSTLSLSIEVNELREFDMDSIFSDADGDPLNYTLHHSHHSINHLVIMEGRKLKVMGREAGIYQFRVEATDIKGGSGWLSVYLNFMEPTQPRVTRQIPEQIIPRGGAQTLYLYSYFNKGNGMPLTFSVQHMDNVSFLGAEINGDQLLLTGIAAGERSVTVRATDHRGGWVESTFLAKVADNHFPELTHPLPTSFGEHADIQLNLLDYFSDQDNDLITFELEGFSADATVNACWLSGNTLFLQTREQGSTQLQINVQDEHGGRLTHEYSFGVSENSGPSVRLSSEEVALSTHVQYEYNLEQWFHAGVHAPLTYELMNFHLDGAIEEVKESSLTLFYHKAEERSLSIKATDQIGQSVLLDLGLILTNNEEPIKMQDDLLVLSVGESKSYQMNELFYDAEGDSIFCKINSPENEYFDAQINNQTLTITPKADGIKDLAIEVTDHLGRSRTHLIGLQILRVLNVDTGHQMQLSPNPFRANFELLHLPEEEGLTIFVHDVEGRAIMSFTTEGQSQLSIDSRSWAAGVYLLTIRGEGGVQQFKIVKLP; this is encoded by the coding sequence ATGCACCTACGATTCAACCTACTTCTTTTATTGTTCCTGAGCTTGCAAGGCTATTTATTTGCTCAAGAGCAGGAAATTTGTGCTACGGTGGAAATGCAGCAACAGTTGCAGCGTCAATTTCCGGAAGCGCTTTCAGATGATCGATTTGAACAATTTATCAATGAAAAAGTGGCTTTTCGTCGCGCCCATCGTTTTGCTGAGAATACGATCGATACCATGTTTATTCCTGTTGTTGTGCATGTGATCCATGATGGTAGTGCTGTTGGGCAGGGAACGAATATCTCCAGTGCTCAGGTGGAAAGTCAGATAGTGGTGCTTAATGAAGATTTTCAGAAAATAGCGGGCACCCGGGGGGATAATGATGATCCCGTGGGTACGGGAATGCCTATTCAATTTGTGTTGGCAGTGTTTGATGAAGAAGGTGTGGAGCTGCCTGAACATGGGATTAACAGGGTTCCCTTGTCGGACTTCGGACTTTACGGAGAATTAGATAAAAATACAGTACAGAATACGATTAAAGCAGCGACTTCCTGGAATCCTGATCACTATTTTAATATGTGGGTCGTGCCTTTGTCGGGAGGTTTGCTTGGTTATGCGCAGTTTCCAGTGGCTTCAGGTTTGCCTGGTTTGGACATTCCGGGCTTGCCTACTTTGGCAGAAACTGACGGAGTTGTAATGCATACGGAAGTTTTTGGGTCGAAAGAAAAAGGGAATTTCAATTTGATGTCTGGCTATGATCTTGGGCGTGTAACGACGCACGAGGTAGGGCATTGGATCGGTTTGCGTCATATTTGGGGCGATGGAGATTGTAGTGCGGATGATTATTGCGAAGATACACCAAACTCCTCAGGGCCTAACCGCTCTTGTGGCAACGAATACTCCTGCGGCTCTTATGATATGGTAGAGAACTATATGGATTACACGGCAGATGCCTGTAAAAATATTTTCACCGTCCATCAAAAGGAACGTTCAATGGTGGTAATGGAAAATAGTCCGAGAAGAAAAGAGCTGCTAAACTCTCCAGCTATATTCCGAGGTTTCCGTGCTACGGCAACGGCCTCACAAACGACCATCAAAGCGAGCCAGCAGGTCCTTTATACAGTAAAAGCTAATGCAGAGATAGATCGTTTGGAGTGGGTGTTTGAAGGGGGGGAAACGGAAGACCTGACGCTTGATTCTTTATGGGTTACCTATCCACAGGCAGGAGCATTTGATGTTCGACTGACCGCATATAGCACGGCGGGGGATACTTCGGTTTACGAAGCAGAAAACATGATGCTTGTATTACAGCCTCAGGCAGCCCCCTTGGCCAATGTTGTGGAAAGTAAATCTGAAGTATTGACCTACGAACGGGTGTTTTTCCGGGTAGAGGGAGAAGATGATGTGGCACATTTTGAATGGCATTTTGAAGGGGGATCTCCGGAGGTGAGCTATGAGGCTCGTCCGGTGGTTATGTATGCTGATACAGGCCGTTTTGACGTTCGTTTAAAGGTCGAAAATATACTTGGCAGCGATGAGCAGACTTATACGGATTTGCTACGGGTACTTTCCGGCGCGGAAATAGCTTTGAATACCGACAGTCTTTATCACGATTTTGGACGAGATACGACTGCTTTCGAGGAAACAGTGGTTATTTACAATAGAGGGGAAAGTGATTTGCAATTTGAAGTGGATGTTGAGGTCTTAACTGAAGGTGAACATCAGACAGGCATGCCGATTTTTTCTCTCGACGGTAAGGTGTTGGACTCAAAGGATTTATTGTCGTCTTCGGCAGTTGAAAACTCAAATAGCGAAAAATACACTGAGAAGAGAAGTACGGATTTTCCTGAGCTATATGATTGGCAGGACATTACATCGACCGGTTATTCGGTCGGCCTGAGTGGTGATGATACCTATAAATTTATCAATCTACCTTTTAATTTTCCCTTTTATGAAGAGGAATACAGTCGTATGTATATTTCTACCAATGGTCTATTGGGTTTTGGTAATGGCAGTACCACTTTTAACAGTCAGGTTTTACCCAACACTGCTGCTCCAAATAACTTAATTGCAATGATGTGGAAAGACCTTGTCGTTTATTCAGGAAGGGTCTTTGCAAAAGAAGAAAGTAACCGCCTGATATTACAATTCAATGAAATCTCCTCCTATAGCGGAGGGCCTACTTATACTTTTCAAGCCATCCTTTACAGTAATGGCAATATTAAATTACAGTATAGAGAACTGAGCAGCTCTACGACAACCGGGGTGATTGGTATTGAAAATGCAGATGGTACAGAAGGGATTTTAACCTCCTCATCAGGGCAATCTGGCTATGATGATACATTTGCAGTCTTATATCAGCGGGTGAAAGAATTAGTACAAGGACCGAATGAGGGCGTGGTTGCTGCCGGAGATTCAACGATATTACAATTGTATAAAAGCCCTTTGATGATGTCGAGGGGGCGACATGAATATCAGGTCAATATTCATAGTAATGATTCAAGTCAATTAATTACAAGGTTGCCCGTAGTTTTCGATATCGACAGTATTCACAGCTTTCAGTTTGCGGATTCTATTGATTGGGGGATTGCCAAGATTGGGGTAACATCCACAAGGCAGTTAAACTTTGTGAATACAGGGAATTTTGATGTCCCACTAAGGCTGCAAACTTCTGGGGTTTTCACGGTTAGCTCAGACACGGTAATTGTGCCGGCATTTACAGCACTAAACCTGCCGGTTTCCATGCGGGCAGAAGATACACTCGATTATCGAGCTTCGCTTTATGTACAACAGTTATTGGCAGCGCCCCTGCTGGATTCCGTCTCCCTGACGGGTACAGGAGTGCTTACCCGGGCAAAAATAAGGTTGAGTACAGATTCCATTGCCGTTTCATCTGATGTAAACAGGGCCATGAGATATAACCTGCTCGTTTTTAATGATGGTGAGGATGATCTTGAGTTCAGTGTGTTCAGCGATGTTGAACAGGTGTTGGTGCTTAGTGGGGTAGATCGGGTTGCGCGACCAAATGGCTATCAGAGTGTGGCCATAAACATCACCCCTGACAAACAAGGAGTGTCTGAATATTTCCTGCGGATCTCGCATAATGAAATTGGGAAAGACACGCTTGTCGTTCCGCTGTCTGTACGGGGAATGCTCCCTGCAGCGGTAAGGTTTTCGCAGGATACTGTCGAGGTTCAGGTTTATCAAGGGCAAAAGAAAACGGTTTCAGATCAATTGTTCCTTAAAAATATAGGGGATTATTCTGCTTATGTTAATCTCCAGAAATATGACTTGCAATATTTAAGGCTGGATTGGAGTAACAGAACGATTACCGGCTTAGACAGTGCATTTGTGTCACTCGATTTCGATATCCCCTTTCATCATCCTTTAGGTGAAAATTATGGTAGAATACTTTCCCGCCTCGGTTATAGTAGTTATCAGGATACCGTAATAATAAAGCAGGTCGTTCTTCCTAATGCACCACCGATGCCTATTAATTCCACTTTATCTTTGAGTATTGAGGTTAATGAGCTACGTGAGTTTGATATGGATTCGATCTTTTCTGATGCAGATGGAGATCCTTTAAATTATACCTTGCACCATAGTCATCATTCCATAAATCACTTGGTGATAATGGAAGGTAGAAAGCTGAAGGTGATGGGTAGAGAAGCAGGGATATACCAGTTTCGGGTGGAAGCTACCGATATTAAGGGAGGTTCTGGCTGGTTAAGCGTCTATCTTAATTTTATGGAGCCAACACAGCCAAGGGTAACACGACAGATCCCTGAACAGATTATTCCAAGAGGAGGAGCGCAGACATTATATTTATATAGCTATTTCAATAAAGGAAATGGAATGCCTTTGACTTTCTCTGTTCAGCATATGGATAATGTAAGTTTCTTGGGAGCAGAAATAAACGGGGATCAATTATTATTGACAGGTATAGCAGCCGGTGAGCGTAGTGTGACGGTCCGAGCCACAGACCATCGAGGCGGATGGGTAGAATCTACCTTTTTGGCAAAGGTGGCTGATAACCATTTTCCTGAACTTACCCACCCACTTCCTACGTCTTTTGGAGAACATGCAGATATTCAGTTGAATTTACTTGATTACTTCAGTGATCAGGATAATGACCTTATAACATTTGAACTTGAAGGTTTTTCAGCAGATGCCACCGTTAATGCTTGTTGGCTGTCGGGAAATACATTGTTTTTACAGACACGTGAACAGGGGAGTACTCAACTGCAAATCAATGTTCAGGATGAACACGGTGGGCGCCTAACCCATGAGTATTCTTTTGGGGTCAGTGAAAATAGTGGGCCATCGGTTCGCCTAAGCTCAGAAGAGGTGGCATTGAGTACGCATGTACAGTATGAATACAACCTTGAGCAGTGGTTTCACGCAGGGGTTCATGCACCTTTAACTTACGAACTGATGAACTTCCACTTGGATGGTGCCATAGAGGAAGTCAAGGAGTCAAGCCTGACACTTTTCTATCATAAAGCAGAGGAACGATCGTTGTCGATTAAAGCCACAGATCAAATAGGGCAGTCTGTATTGCTTGACTTGGGGCTGATACTGACAAACAATGAGGAACCGATAAAAATGCAAGATGACCTTTTGGTGTTAAGTGTAGGAGAATCAAAATCGTATCAGATGAATGAACTTTTCTACGATGCGGAAGGAGATTCCATATTTTGTAAAATCAACAGTCCGGAGAATGAATACTTCGATGCACAAATCAATAACCAAACCCTGACCATTACTCCTAAGGCTGACGGTATTAAAGATTTGGCCATTGAGGTGACTGACCATTTAGGGCGTAGTCGTACACATCTTATTGGCTTACAAATTCTGAGGGTACTGAATGTTGATACAGGCCACCAGATGCAGTTATCTCCCAACCCTTTCAGGGCGAACTTCGAACTTCTGCACCTGCCGGAAGAGGAAGGATTGACGATTTTTGTTCATGATGTAGAAGGGCGAGCCATCATGTCGTTCACCACAGAGGGGCAATCACAGTTATCGATTGACAGCCGATCGTGGGCGGCAGGCGTTTATTTACTGA